The following is a genomic window from Candidatus Aegiribacteria sp..
GATTGGATAAAGTAGATTCGCTGGTTATACACCATTCGGCAACGGAAACAGGATGCGCAAGGGTTTTCAGAGCTCTGCACAGAGCTGTTAACGGCTGGGTTGATATTGGTTACCATTTTGTAATAGGTAACGGAACCCTGTCCGAAGATGGGGAGATAGAATCAGGAAGACCCATCTGGTCTGTGGGAGCTCATGCCAGGAAACACAATAACAATTCCATCGGTATCTGTCTTGTGGGAAATTTCAACCTCTTTTATCCGACAGAAAAACAGCGGCACTCGCTGACAGTATTACTGAGAGAACTGATTGTCGAAAACGGACTATCCAGAGCTGACATTGTTCTGCACAGGGATGTGCCGGGCTGTAACACGGAATGTCCCGGTGACAAAGTTACCAGCAAATGGATAACCGAAACTCTTTAGCAGTCCCGTTTTCCACAGTCGGACTTGCCAGATGCCATACTGTTTTGTATATCTGCGTCTTCTGGAAGGGATAAATAAAACATGATTACTATTCTGACATTCGTACATTTTATAATCTGTGTGCTTCTGGTAGCTGTAGTGTTACTGCAGAAATCCAAAGGAGACGGTCTCTCCGGTGCCTTCGGTGGCGGAGGAGCTTTAACGGCCTCATTTGGGAATCGCGGTGCCGCAACCATGTTGTCAAAAGCAACAACGATTCTCGCAGTGCTGTTTATGGCCACTTCATTTCTTCTGGCGATATTCTAACTTCTGAATTCAGAACCGGGGTGGTGGAATTGGCAGACACGCTAGGTTAAGGACCTAGTGGGCAATTGCCTGTACGGGTTCAAGTCCCGTCCCCGGTACCA
Proteins encoded in this region:
- a CDS encoding peptidoglycan recognition protein family protein, with the protein product MQSSAQWLRSNLHDMQDISDDEINVAGERPSENQYVRLDKVDSLVIHHSATETGCARVFRALHRAVNGWVDIGYHFVIGNGTLSEDGEIESGRPIWSVGAHARKHNNNSIGICLVGNFNLFYPTEKQRHSLTVLLRELIVENGLSRADIVLHRDVPGCNTECPGDKVTSKWITETL
- the secG gene encoding preprotein translocase subunit SecG, producing the protein MITILTFVHFIICVLLVAVVLLQKSKGDGLSGAFGGGGALTASFGNRGAATMLSKATTILAVLFMATSFLLAIF